The Rhopalosiphum maidis isolate BTI-1 chromosome 1, ASM367621v3, whole genome shotgun sequence genome has a segment encoding these proteins:
- the LOC113560380 gene encoding cyclin-dependent kinase-like 2, translated as MTSKIVNLQSNRYKPIEIIGQGSYGIVMKCKDRLTNEIVAIKKITDSYFYMPNVLREFMILKILNKHINVIRLLNIFRIKSFLYIVFPYMDYNICQYIDEYYPNGLGYDLTKKIMIQIINGIDYMHRNYVVHRDIKPENILITRNGLIKICDLGVSKMLCAQSFKAESIMTPDMGTIWYQSPEMLLGTQKYGPEIDVWSLGIVFIECMSGQPIITKETSIEQYQSIVKYFGIPITDQKYLNRKIKKINKVVSIKYFNNSTFKNVSMALNNYFPEWPIDLIEIVSKCLEFIPSKRKTTKSLLKTSYFVNRKCLKVFRDNLNNIL; from the exons ATGACtagtaaaattgttaatttacaaAGTAATAGGTACAAGCCTATTGAAATAATAGGCCAAGGTTCATATGGTATAGTGATGAAATGTAAAGATCGACTAACAAATGAAATTGTtgcaataaagaaaataacagATTCCTATTTTTATATGCCAAATGTATTGCGTGAATTTAtgatacttaaaatacttaataaacacataaatgtaattagacttttaaatattttccgtattaaaagttttctgtatattgtttttccaTACatggattataatatatgtcaatACATTGATGAATACTATCCAAATGGCCTGGGATatgatttaacaaaaaaaattatgatacaa aTAATCAATGGTATTGATTACATGCACAGAAATTATGTAGTGCACAGAGATATTAAACCAGAAAATATACTGATAACAAGAAATGGTTTAATAAAGATTTGTGATTTGGgtgtttcaaaaatgttatgcgCACAGTCATTTAAAGCAGAATCAATTATGACACCAGACATGGGTACTATTTGGTATCAATCACCAGAAATGTTACTGGGAACACAAAAATATGGTCCTGAAATTGATGTTTGGTCTTtgg gtatagtatttatagaaTGCATGAGTGGCCAACCAATAATCACAAAAGAAACATCTATAGAACAATATCAatcaattgttaaatattttgggaTACCAATTAcagatcaaaaatatttaaataggaaaataaagaaaattaataaagttgtttcaattaagtatttcaacaatagtacatttaaaaatgttagtatggCATTAAATAACTACTTTCCTGAATGGCCAATTGATTTAATAGAAATAGTATCAAAATGTTTGGAATTCATACCATCAAAACGGAAAACTACAAAATCCTTATTaaaaacatcttattttgtaaatcgaaaatgtttaaaagtttttagagataatttaaacaatatattataa